GTTCCCAAGCTGATGCTCACTTCACTTATCAGATCAACGCTGCTCAGATGCTCAAAAAACAGGGGAATGAGCTTCATAGCGGAGGAAATTTCAGTGATGCTGCAGAGAAATATCTGCGTGTAAAAGAACTACTTAATATTttgagtttcttttgtttatcaACAAAGAGTCTTTATATCTGTACTACTATATATAACAGGCGAAGAACAATCTGAAGGACATTCCATCCTCTAAAGGTGGAGCACTCTTGCTGGCTTGTTCCCTCAATCTCATGTCATGTTATTTGAGGACCAATCAGTATCAAGAGTGCATCAAGGAAGGTTCAGAGGTATGTATATGATACCACCCTTTTGTTTATCTTCctttattttcttaacattCAGCAGATATGCTAACATTGAGTCTAGGAAAAAAGAGCGATCTATTTTAGCTTCGTTTTTGGTTCATGTTCTTCTGATGAATTCAGGTTCTGGCATATGATGCAACAAATGTCAAAGCCCTTTACAGAAGGGGTCAAGCTTACAGAGATCTTGGCCTCTTTCAAGTGAGttcttctgtttctttctttatggaAGTTTCTTGTGAGATTCCTTGTCAGTATATGTTTGCTCATTTgagtttctaaaaaaatataaggaTGCCGTCTCCGATCTAAGCAAGGCCCATGAAGTTTCCCCTGAAGATGAGACCATTGCCGATGTGCTAAGGTATGCActttaaaaaatagttatttcatgcttatttctaaattttatgtATAAGCGCATGACTTATCTTTATCTTtatgcataaaaataaataacgaaaaaaataaatatgacataATAATCTTTGTCTTTATGCAGAGATGTTAAGGAAAAAAGGGCGGTTGAGGGACCTGGCAAGGCATCAGCAAGAGGAGGTATAATCTTTTCTCTTATGAAGTGTTCGAAATAATTTTCAGTGTATTTTCTCTCAGACCAGACGTTTCTTAGCCTCTGCATCAGTCAATGAAAGTTGTTACCTTTTGTTTGGTTACTAGGTGTGGTGATTGAAGAGATAACTGAAGAGAACAATGTTACTTGTGGAGAAAGCAAAAAACCGATTAAAGAGGTTACCGAGACCCAACGAGAAAGCAACGGTGGTGGTGGTCTAAAGACCGATCTTGATGGATTGCAAGCTCTCAGAGACGACCCCGAAGCAATCAGGTTTCAACACCGTTCCCAAACTACTGTCTAAGATATATTTTGTCTCCCTAAATCATTCACTCCTTTGCCTTCTCCTGCAGAACGTTCCAGAACTTCATATCAAAAACCGATCCCGACACACTCGCTGCTCTGAGCGGAGGAGGAGACATGTCGCCAGACATGTTCAAAACCGCCTCCAGCATGATAGGCAAAATGTCACCCGAAGAGATTCAGAAAATGGTCCAAACAGCCTCATCTTTCAAAGGAGACAACAACCCTGGAGAAAACGGGTTTGCACCAACACCAGACATGCTTAAACTTGCGTCCGATATGATGAGTAAGATGTCGCCAGAAGAGCGGGAGAGGATGTTTAACATGGCGTCGTCTATGAAAGCAAACGCTCCTCCACCAGTTTCGACGTCGTACAGCGATGCGCAAGGGTCTGAACCACCACGGGTTGTAGGAGAGTCTAGTTCCACCTTCGTGGCTCCAAGAAGCAGTATGCCTTCTGCTCCTCCACCACCTGGTGACTTGCAGGAACAGATGAGAAACCAAATGAAAGATCCAGCGATGCGACAGGTTCTCTGgtttataatactatatatattttacatgaaTGTGATTGTAGAAGATGTGTTCATTTATTGTGAATGCATTTTTACTGGTAGATGTTCACGTCAATGATAAAGAACATGAATCCGGAGATGATGGCAAGCATGAGTGAACAGTTTGGAATGAAGATGACACAAGAAGATGCTGCAAAAGCTCAGGAAGCCATGGCTTCTCTTTCTCCTGAAGCTTTGGAGAAAATggtaaaggaaaaaaaagaatgttatatatatatatatataataaagtgTCATGTGACAATTAATTCGTATTGTTGTGTTGGTGCAGATGAGATGGGCGGATAGGGCACAAACGGGGATAGAGAAAGCGAAGAAAGCAAAGAAGTGGTTGCTAGGGAAAGGAGGGTTGATCTTTGCGATATGCATGCTCCTTTTAGCAATCATCCTTCATCGTCTGGGCTATATTGGAaggtagaaaaaaagaaaaaagtaacaATACTTGAACCACTACGTCAAGATCATCAGTCTTTTGGTTTTCGGGGTTCGTAGTTTGCAACACTGTAACATGGACTCTTCTCTCTCTCGGCTTTGTAACCCACCCACGCCACCTTTTTGTCTAGATTTCTTTCcatcatgttttttttcttatgactttataatgttaaaaaagaaaagaatacgTTAAACTCTTATTAAGATGGAACTAATCAAAACCGTTACCTCTGAATCTAAAGGTCTTTAGCAAGAAAGAAAgacttgtgtgtgtgtgtgttttagatGTAGCAACTTTGATGATGCCTGAGACCATGTATGTAATGTATGTATAATTACGTTTCCTGATGAAGAATATGATATGAATGAAACTAGTGTCTCTTATCGAGTTGCTGCGCCCACCCAACTTGGTGTTGAAGCAAAAGCTGGTCCACATTTGTACAGAGATGTTCGAGGGAGAAAATGAACAGTAAGTGTGAACACCGAAAAGTACACGGAGAAAACTCAGAAACAACACGTGTCTGAATCTAAGACCCAGTCGTTGTTTCTTATTAcagtattatttaaaatgggggttgcaataaataaataaataaataaaaatagaaaaaaaagggAACCCTAGATTTCTTCGATCGTGTCAACAACAGAGACGACGACGACGcgcagagaagaagaagaagaaaaggaagagtCTTTGTAGTATCATATCATGAATCGAGGGTTTCGTTTTCTCTCTCAACCCTAGATTATATATTTCATCGATCGTCCTCTCTTCATCATCGCGATTTCAATGGAGGTTAGGGCTTTGAAATCGAATCGAATcccttttttaaaaatcttaatcGTTATGAGACAAAGagataagcttttttttttttttgtatttgaattCAATTTGCAGGGAGTTGGAGGAGATACGActacgacgacgacgacgacgtcTGAAGGGAATATGATATCAGCAGCAGCGTTTGTGGAAGGGGGAATCCAAGAGGCTTGTGATGATGCTTGTAGCATCTGTCTCGATCCCTTCTGCGATTCCGATCCTTCTACTGTAATGTTCCGTTACAAAagattacattttttatttttgtaattatttttgttcatctctcttctctcttctctctgcaGTTGACTAGTTGCAAGCATGAGTATCATCTCCAATGCATCCTTGAGTGGTAAGAAGCAAGCTTTTTTTGAGCCTCTTTCATTTGTACATCATTGAACAAAGAATGtgtagtgtgtgtgtgtgtgtgttgccTTTTGTCACGTTCCCTTTTTATTAGAGCTTATCAGATAGATCCCTTGGCATTTTGCATTTTCAGGTGTCAAAGGAGTTCACAGTGCCCTATGTGTTGGCAATCTATTAGTCTCAAAGACCCCACTGGGTTAgtattttagtttgttttctctcctttttaatacgtttcttttttctttgctgttggtttcattttatgtatgtgtgtgtgtgtacagTCAGGAATTGCTTGAAGCTGTTGTACAGGAGAGGAATCTCCGCTTCAATCCATCTAGAAACGCCACCATATTTCGTCATCCTACTCTCGGTGATTTTGAATTACAGCATGTATGGCGGCGTGACTCTcctttattatcatttttttttagtttgattaCATCTCTTTGAACAAAGTGAATTATATTCCAAACCTCCTTGAATGCAGCTCCCAGCGGGTGTGGATAATGCAGAGATTGAAGAACGCATCATCCAGCActtggctgctgctgctgctatgGGCCGAGCAAGGCATGGGACTAGAAGGGAAGGCCACAGAAGCAGGTCATCGTCAACTCAAGGTGGTCATCCACAGTTCATGGTGTTCTCTCCTCCTCcgccttctcctcctcctcccatgCTTTCCTCTCCATCTCAGAGAGACGAGAGTGACACAGTCACAAACCTTGCTCACAATGCTTCTGTAGGGGAGGGTTCTCTTCAGTCAAACATGCAGCCACCAGCAGCAGCTTCTTCTCATCCTCGCCAGGTTTCTCCTTCGGCATCTGATTCAAACAGCAGGTCTGTACCTGAATTCTCGCCTTGTCTCTTTTATAAATAAAGCCAATATGAGCCTTACTTTGTTTTCTTAGGTCTCCTAATCAATCTTCCCCAAGTGATCAAGATAGAGCTGGACCATCCGAACTCCAATCATTTTCAGAATCTTTGAAGTCTCGTCTAACCTCTGTTTCGACGAGGTATCATATCTCTATATAGCTAGCTTTGGTTTGTATccgttttttcttttaaatatcaATTCTAAGTGATTCTTGCTGCAAAATGTAGATACAAAGAGTCGATAACAAAGAACACAAGGAACTGGAAAGATAGGTTTTTTTCTCGCAACACCTCCATGGCAGAACTTGGCTCTGAGGTTAAAAGAGAGGTCAGCGCTGGAATCGCCACTGTGTCCCGCATGATGGAACGTCTAGAAACGAGAGAAAAcactagtagtagtagtagacCTGGCACTGCATCTGTATCATCATCAAATGGCTCAGAGAATCAGACTCCTGCTGAAACAAACAATGAGCGTAACAGATCAGAAgcaggtgatgaacattcttcGAATGA
The sequence above is drawn from the Raphanus sativus cultivar WK10039 chromosome 7, ASM80110v3, whole genome shotgun sequence genome and encodes:
- the LOC108817113 gene encoding outer envelope protein 61, producing MFNGMMDPEMIRLAQDQMSRMTPADFARIQQQMMSNPDLMKMATESMQNMRPEDLKQAAEQLKHTRPEDMAQIGEKMANASPEEIAAMRSQADAHFTYQINAAQMLKKQGNELHSGGNFSDAAEKYLRAKNNLKDIPSSKGGALLLACSLNLMSCYLRTNQYQECIKEGSEVLAYDATNVKALYRRGQAYRDLGLFQDAVSDLSKAHEVSPEDETIADVLRDVKEKRAVEGPGKASARGGVVIEEITEENNVTCGESKKPIKEVTETQRESNGGGGLKTDLDGLQALRDDPEAIRTFQNFISKTDPDTLAALSGGGDMSPDMFKTASSMIGKMSPEEIQKMVQTASSFKGDNNPGENGFAPTPDMLKLASDMMSKMSPEERERMFNMASSMKANAPPPVSTSYSDAQGSEPPRVVGESSSTFVAPRSSMPSAPPPPGDLQEQMRNQMKDPAMRQMFTSMIKNMNPEMMASMSEQFGMKMTQEDAAKAQEAMASLSPEALEKMMRWADRAQTGIEKAKKAKKWLLGKGGLIFAICMLLLAIILHRLGYIGR
- the LOC108817115 gene encoding E3 ubiquitin-protein ligase RHF2A, which translates into the protein MEGVGGDTTTTTTTTSEGNMISAAAFVEGGIQEACDDACSICLDPFCDSDPSTLTSCKHEYHLQCILEWCQRSSQCPMCWQSISLKDPTGQELLEAVVQERNLRFNPSRNATIFRHPTLGDFELQHLPAGVDNAEIEERIIQHLAAAAAMGRARHGTRREGHRSRSSSTQGGHPQFMVFSPPPPSPPPPMLSSPSQRDESDTVTNLAHNASVGEGSLQSNMQPPAAASSHPRQVSPSASDSNSRSPNQSSPSDQDRAGPSELQSFSESLKSRLTSVSTRYKESITKNTRNWKDRFFSRNTSMAELGSEVKREVSAGIATVSRMMERLETRENTSSSSRPGTASVSSSNGSENQTPAETNNERNRSEAGDEHSSNERGVKGTCAAGSSSS